The window aaattgagttttaatattattttaaagaaattataaataactaaaaaaaaccttttatataaaaaaaattctttatcacaaatctaaaatatttattaaaatttgtaatagttaaaataatttataaattcaaaattatacaTAACGCGGCAATTGACAGCACGGATTGACGATGGTTCGAGGTGTAATTTGTTGCGTGGCCCAAAGAATGCCTGTTGGAAAGTCTTAGGCCCAAAGAACACGCgtaggacaaagaagaaagatatttgttttgattggtctattttcttatttatctattatctataagctgagaataaaaattatatacagtGCGTCATGTATTTGAAAGAATTTAGTATTGAAGTTTaatttagagataaaaataaaagaaagcatTGAAAGTGATAGGCATTAATAAGaagattaattatatatattaagataaaaaataaataatttgaaataattaagacGAATTTTTTTGGCTAGTTGAtagaatattatgttaaatGTATATTTACAAGAGCATATtacaatcaaattttttttatcaatatcattaaaaatttaacatgagtttacaaatgaaattttaattttgattagatattagtatttaaaacattttatattacacttggattttgcaaaaaaataataatattaataacactCTTTTGAAGATactttttaccattttttttgtatttaaaacGTGATTTATGTACTAAATACGTGacttttttatacaattaattaatataaactgtgttattaacattttttaaataacaaagaaTCTGTGATAATTTGGATTTAGCCCATCATGCAGTACCAGCAATGTGCTGGCAATCCAAAtaatctttcacttttttttagagACGAAATAATGACATGTGTCATTTAGTTTTGAAGCTCAAATGGCTTAATGTTtaagttaaattattatttttttctgtaattttttttttagatttaatttgatattatcaTCCAAATTAagttgataatattaaaaaaatgtatattttgtgacaatttaaattaatttagagaCAAGTTTAAACcgctataaaatataaatttttaaaattgttaattcaatttaaatgataatatcaaattaaatctatttttaaaattaaaaacctaaattaaataaaaaaattaaaacaataaatcaaatctaaaaaataaattagactaACCTAATCTGTATATTCGTAAATTGCTTTTCATGTCACATTTCCCCCTCCAAGGAACTAGTATAACTTGGAAAGAAGATTATAAAGTACTAATAAGACATGACGGATTGGTAAggatgtttatattttttgtcataagaaaactttaaataattaaaatagaaagcATGAAATTAAGGACGAGTTTGAAACATTTTTAGCTCAACTTAGCCATCACAATACACGGAAGGAAGGGGTGTTGCTACAAGCACCATGTAAATTGTTGGTATACCCAGCATAATTTTTGCACaattcctattttattttttcataaaattgatacAAATTGGTCGATCTATAAGTGgctcaaatgatttttttaaaaaaatttcataaatatgttttacaacctaatttaaaattaaatggccCAAGCAGAAATTGAACCTATGACTTTTGCATTattaacataatattctaatcaattgaattaatagaccaattatattataaaataattaatgttgttatatataacactaaaatttctaatgtatttttaatgcgcatgtaaatttagatgataaattttgtgacaattaattttgatataataattaatatgtttacatatatgaatttttatgaaacccatgatttttatttaaaatttatatatctaaaaaaatacattattagatcaaaattaattgtaataagatccaaaaaatacattagtagatttatgttaataaacctataatttttatttacaatttatatatgtaaataaattaattattagatcaaaattaattgtcacaaaatttattatctaaatttacatgcgtattaaatatacattaaaaattttagtgttacatataacaactttaattattttataaaataattgaccTATTAACTTAATTGGTTAGAGCGTCTATTAATAATACAAAAGTCATAGGTTCAATTCCTACTTCGGCATTGACCAATTTGTATCAATTTTACGAAAGAACAAAATAGGAATTGTACAAATTATGTTGGGTATTCTAGCAATTTACATGGTGTGTGCGTAGCAACACCCGGAAGCAAGGGAGAGCACAAAACCCAAATGAAAATGTGCACTAACATATCGGCTAATGTTGGGCTCAGACTATCTCGTCTTCTTACAATGGACTGGATCttctttatctattattattatttacgtACAATACTATCTATCAACATAACTAAACTAGAAAAACTATCAACTTAATGTGTGCAGTTTAATTGATAACCCAtactgaaaattaattttattattgaccCAAAGGATAAAAAATTGTAGAAATATCTCAGTATTCCACGGAGGAGAAAATAAACCATAATTATGATAgttataacaacaaaaaaaactagaaatctATCAAGGAAGCATGACATTTTCTATTTGTAATATGTTATTAGAAGGTTATCCTAATatatagtttttgctcttgcaGCATCTCTCACTCTACGTGGATGTATGTTTGATTTGGATTAGGCATGATTCTTCCGATTGTATACCTTTTTTCAACATGCAGGATTATTCAAAAGGAAggaaataaatcaataatagaTGCTTGCCAATTGATTCAATTTTGTTGGCCTACTTGTTTGCTCTGAATTGAAATAGCTTATCTTGATAAGGTATCAAATCTAATCAAAGTTTATAACTTAGAATTGGATCACATCAAGGTGAAGACTAGGGTGCGCAGCTAAACTTGTTACGAATGGTgcgaaacaaaaaatatgaaatgaatATTATGAAAGTGTCTACActagatcaaattaaaaaatattatttattgtattattttttctctgcCCTCCTCGTCGCTTTGCTCCCTTCGCTCACAACCACCACCATTCAACctcttctccctctcccttccaATTCCAAAGTTCATCTCTCTATGGTGCTCTCTCTCCGACTATACCTCCATCGTCGCTACCATTGATgctcgagaaaaaaaaaaacatcacaaaGGTGCTCGGGGATGCCGAGAGACGAACCAAACAATCAGATATGAGATCCAAAAACATATCTGAAATCCAAAACAAAGAGAAATAACCAAATTGATTTGAAGCCCATGATGGTCGTCATCTGGTGGCCATCGACGGCGACTCCGTGAGCGGGAAAAATGAGGTTGTGCCTCAACGGTGATGAAGCCTTGATttggtgcttttttttttagttgatcgGTGATTGAATTGAAGTaggaatcaaagagaaaaacaaaacaaaaaaaaaatgacattttgatGCAATGGGAGGAGTGATTCTTCGGTGTTGGTTGGTAGTCGGAGAAAGAAACGGTGGGTTGGGGCTTGAAAGGGAAAGGaaagagtgtttttttttcttataaaaaaataattcaatacaTATATGTCATGGTAGTCCTTACTTATCTTAGTGATTAATTGTAAAAGATTTATATCTAACAGATTACATTCTTCTTTTATTCTCTCTTTCAAACTCTTGCACGTGTAAAAGTAATTAGACTATTACACCCTAGTCTTCGCCTCACATCAAAAGTTTAAGATGTTTGTTTCTCATTCATTAAGTGATATGTTAATCCTTTTTGCTATTTAAAATTGCTATATAGAAAGTGAGAATAGCTTGGGGTTTGAATAATGTCATTaacaatttattgataaaaaatgcTATACAAGAATAAACTATAAGTTAATGTTATATAACATTCTTTTATGTGGAGTTGAAATTTTATGTTATGTATATGAATTGGAGTATTCTTTTTTCGATcgttctataaataaatatctttgcGTTATACGAAAAAGGAGATTTGACCGTGCTCGTACAAAAATAAGATCCATtacaactaaaaacaaaaagataacagTAACCTTACCTTACGTACATTATCCAAGGTAAAAACATCAAAAGGGAAcacttttacaaattatttactaaaaagaggctcttttacaattattttcggggggtttatttttttttattgcaaagcACCCCCAGACAGGCGCCTTCACTGTGCACGTGACACAGCAGGTAGCGCTCCTGACGCGGGCGCCTTTGGTAGCGCCCAGGGGTCAGGTACTACTGGTGGCGTCCCTGCTGCAGGCGCTACGACTAGCGCAGGGCAGCCAGGCGCCTACCCCCCAGCCTCTTCTTCTCACACCCCCAGTCTCTTCCCACACCcccccaaaattttatattttttatattgtttatcaaaaatttaaattttgtttcatctttgttattagtattatttgttatttttttatattcccaCACCCCCACCCCAAAATttcaataagattattttttatacattctaaattgaatattttttaatttgattatcaaaaatttaaaatgttttcatttttaatattaggagtatttgtaattgttttatatttgatCATTCTCCNNNNNNNNNNNNNNNNNNNNNNNNNNNNNNNNNNNNNNNNNNNNNNNNNNNNNNNNNNNNNNNNNNNNNNNNNNNNNNNNNNNNNNNNNNNNNNNNNNNNttaaataataaaataatcaccaTAATGTTAATGACACATAAACCAAAAGTGATCTCTATCGTAATTTAATGGCCAAATCAAAAAAGAATTGACCAaatcaaaaaacattttaaaacattttaggaattcaaaatgtattttaggtgaaaatgtacttatatatacttcaaaaagagagaataataaaatataaaaaaataacaaataatactaataataaaaatgaaaaaaatttaaatttttgataaacaaattaaaaaatatacaatttaaagtgtataaaaaataatcttattgaaATTTTGGGGTGGGGGGTGtgggaatataaaaaaataacaaataatactaataacaaagatgaaacaaaatttaaatttttgataaacaatataaaaaatataaaattttgggagggAGGGGTGTGGGAAGAGACTGGGGGGTGTGAGAAGAAGAGGCGGGGGGCAGACGCCTGGCTGCCCTGCGCTAGCCGTAGCGCCTACAGCAGGAGCGCCACCAGTAGTGCCTGACCCCTGGGTGCTACCAAAGGCGCCCGCGTCAGGGGCGCTACCTGCTGTGCCACGTGTTTCGTGCACAGTGGAGACGCTTGTCTGGGGGGCGCTTTGCAATAAAAAAACAGACCTCCCGGAAATAATTGTAAAAGAACccatttttgataaataatttgtaaaagtatCCCCTTTTGGTGTTTTTGCCCATTATCCAATCGTAATCAATTAAGGCCCAACCAACCAAATTTCCAGTAAAATCATAACCAGAGAATGTGACTTAATTTTGTATGGAGTGACGATCGACAACAAGACATCACCAATTGAGGTTCCGTTGCTTTGTATTTGTTTGATAAAGATAGAATTAAGAGGGTTTTATTGGGTGGGGGTCGAGAAGAAGGACGTCACGAGGTTGCTAGAAGTACAACATATAAGTGCGTTTGTGCGCGTGTCTTCTTAGTCATTTTAACTTTTGAAGATTTTCccccaaaataaataattttttcctaaaaaagatCTCCATTTAATCATGCATGCCCTAGGTCCATAGCTGAAACATGAGTACTTTTAATTAGTTAGTGGAAGGATCCCACATATCATAGAAGATAGGATATGTCTTTTTATTGATAGGAAAATAGATATCTAGGGACCAATTAAAATATAGCTAggttgttggaaaaaaaaagaattacttGTGACTCAAGTTTCAGTTTTTGATTTGTTTAGCAATCTTTTCATTTCATATGCACTCTGTTTTGGATTCATCTCTCAAGCTTTGGGAAGTGATCGATTGGGTGGTGATTCTTTTGATAAGTGCTTTCTGGGCACATATGgtgtttaattaattacttatatcttttaaagtcaaacatttttttcatgATAGTCAATTCACGTGGCCAAGGTTAAAGTGTTAGCTAGGgctcaatatataattttgattttgaaaaaagtatttattcttattatcaTGATGAAGAAAATATCATTTGGTTATTCTTAGAGGTAGAAGAATCAAACTTGAGTCAtcagataaattttaatttataagatttgaGTTTCATCTGATTTTCGAATTTAAAGTCCaatttaatctatttaaaaatttggcctaatttaaaagtttctttaaagaatttattttatcGTAAGacctaatataaataaataaaagctttTATCTAAATAAACCAAcgagtacaattttttttttcaaatattgcaAAGTATAAACTTATAATATAGTAGTACACTTAAATAGTTGattattaatacatttttcattttaatattataattttctaaattaaataatttctagTTATTTATTAGCTAATATTTCAAGGGCACTCCTTAATTTGcattaatttaacataaagaTTTGAGTCTAAATAACTATATGAATCCTTCAACATATTTCAcatgtttaaatatgtttaattatattttaatacttgagaatatgacattttttttaattttaattcctataaaaatgtatttatatagtatttaaaataaaataattttaatccttaataaaaaaattaaaatcacaccatttttattaaatacaaaaataaaaactaaacaactttttttataaaaattaaaaactaaaaaagtcatatatatatatatatatatatatatatatatatatatagatagatagatagatagatagatatatttttttaaaaagtatttaaaccTTTTATCGTACACATATATTTCATTCTTATCACGAACTAGTATCTGGTGCTCATCACTAACCTCAGCCTTGGAACAAAAAGTACAGAATTATAAACTCAAAATGTGATTATTAAACCTGGGAAGAAACATCAACTTATTCTGTCGAATTGTGATCGGGAGTGGACAACTTTCTAGGCTGCTATGTGGTCCTGATTCCGGAGATGTGACTGACTCACACAGCAACGtttgaattataataattaatacttttgctcaatattttttttttgggggtgtCATAGTTGCTATGTTTCTACAAGAGAAACCTAGAGAGCCCCACTTTATCACCTGTTTCCTTAACATCTTTCTCTATCTGCCCTCTGTACTCTCCAAAAGTAAACTTCCTGTACATTGGTGGCATGATGTGGCTCTCTATCAATGCATCTTTGGAAGGGTTATAGAAATATGCCACAGAGAACCTCTCTACCTTCTCAGCTGCCACCACCCGGTGCTTAGCACTTATGTAAATGTCATTGCTTAGTGCCTGCACAATTCATATGTGCTCAATCAGTCTTGCAATTCATATGACTAATCAATCTAGAATAAAATAAGATCGAGATATATAAGATGaattaaatgattataaaaattatagattcgattttttaattagtaaaattaacattctaagaaataaaaattaaattagttgatgtttataaatttaaacaattcagtatattattattagactAATTTTGCTATTTTAGTTTGTTGAGGCAGTTAGGCATtagattacttttttttactctaGCAAGTGGGTTTGATCATGTTGTAAAGATCCTGTCATGGAGTCATCTTTAATTTCTTCACATAACACCCTCCCCCATCCCCCGACCaagtttttatcctttttttcgTGCTTATATCATTGATGTAGGTTTGACCCATTTTGGTCCATTAGGGTCTGCTGGAAGATTTCCGTTGGTGAGTAAGCAATTCAAAGTGATGCAAAGCCAGCGTTtgaaattattaagaaaaaagttGTCCGCATACTAAAATTTCTTTATGACTTATGTAGATGTATTTGTGTACAGGATCCACAGACATGagttatcttgaaaaaaaatattatttcctatgcaagttgaaatgGCTGGGAATATATCACTTCAGATTTTTACTTGCTACAATCCTAGGGAGGTCATTAATGATTTTCGTGCATATATTCTTTTCCTTCCACATATTTTCTTGTTAATAGAACGATGATCCGTGCCTTTAAAGGATCATATGAGTTAGAGTGATGTAAATTTTGCATCACTATATTTTTCAGTTCTATTATCTAGACATTAAAGAATTGATGATGCTGTATAActattttttcatctttcacttttttttatatataaaaaaaatccttttcgtgtatacatattaaaaatattctccaaaattaaaagagatacTAAAAGTTATCTGATTTTagatataaaagtatttttatttactttttcattcCCCTTTATACGCATTGAAAGAGTTTCATTCATTTGTTCTCCCTCACTCCTTAGATATTAGGTGACGTGACATTTTACACTGACCCTATATTAAAACGCAAGTGGTATACGCAAAAATTAAGACTCATTAGCAAATATTGAAATGCCTATTCTATAATGATTCTTTATATTTTGACACCgatagttattaattatatcatttaaCTAGTTCCTAAATTCGTCCAAtccttcatatatatatactctacCAAAAAATATCCTTAATAACGGTTAGATTCCCTAATACGTGGGCTGGACCTAAATTCAACCCTGAACTAATGGGTTAAACTGAAGTTATGTGAAAGGcgatgaaagaaattaaatggaGAAATAATAGTTTTCGTATTATTATATACCTTACATACCTTGGAAAATAATAACCCTTTCGAAAGTACTCTTTACCCGTACCAATTAATTACATTACTATCgctatcacaattttttttatatcataattagggttttgaaatatctttacaaattttgtttctttcaaGTCAGTTATgaaattaatctttattttaatatttaatcacTTATCTTTTCCCACAAGCTATTTGAAAGAGGCATAGCAAACATATAAGCTATATTATCCTATAAGAATAAAGCAAGACTGCTGAGATCATTACCTGGAATAAATCACCAATATTAACAACCAGAGCTTGGGGGTTAGGTTTGACACCAACCCAATTTCCATCTTTCATTATTTGCAAACCCCCAATCTGGTCTTGGTTCACTATAGTGAGGAAACTAGAGTCAGTGTGAGATAAGAGGCCAAACACCCTTGAATAGAATATTGGACATGGTGGATATCTGTTCAGCCGAAGAAAGCTAGTGTTTGCTGAACAATTCTCTTGGAAATAGTTGAATTTGATGTTCAGTTTCTGAGCTAGAATTTGCATTAAGTTTTCTGCCAGGGGGGCTACTACAGATGCAAAAGCTTCAATAGTTGATCTGGAAATTATATACAttagagaaataaataattaacttaagATAAACTGTACAATCACTTTAATGGTCCTCAAAGGGCATAAAAATAATTCACGTACCACTCCAAATTCAACGTGCAGATCATAGAAAAGGAGACGTAAGGAATACATACAGAAACTTCTTTGGTCACCTTCAATTGTTGCCTTAAGTACATGCAATCACTTTATATAAGCTAGCcatcattattttctccaagcaaagaaaaaaaaaacttcataatATTTATAGATCTACATTAATTCTACAACAATTCATTCTTTGTGTCGTGCATGTTGTTGgatatgaaaagaaagaagagaaacctAGCATGAATATAAATATCAGTTGGGTCACAAACACACTTTTTACATGTTATGTTCAAAAGACTAAATGACTTAAAGTTATTCCTTggcattatttttctttgagcTAAAATATCAGAAGAATTAAGTACTGTTAAAACTTTAAACcaaatcctatatatatatatatatatatatatatatatatatatatttaatttagccTCTTATTTATTCTTTGCAAGTTTTGTAGCATATTGTGACCCTACAAATTGAGAAATTATTAGACGTTTCTCACTACCACAAAAAGAAGCTTTTACATCGGTGGAAAACCAGTATCTACGACGGGTCCAACACCGTCTTTGTTCCAGGTGTCGTTGTATGTCGACAACAACGACATCGATCAACCTAGCACCCGCCTTTGTAATGCAACAATACAACGTCAGTGACTACAACAGACGTTATAAATAAGGATTCAACGACGCACATTATGAAGAACCCGTCGTTGTTGTGATCCATTTCAATGACGGATAGCCCAAGATACGTCGTTGTTTTGTTCCATTTCAACGTCGGGTTAGAAAGGCCCAACGTTGTTTGGCAGTATGTCAACGTCGGTGTCCCTAGCACCTGTCGTTGTTggtaaataacaatataaagaCGGGTTTAGAGAATGATCGTCGTTGAAGTATTTTGCCTGCTGACGAAATTTGTGTTATgccattcaaatttaatttgagaagagatgatatataattaaaatattcaatttacgaaagaaattaaaatatttaatttacgaaaaaaattaataacacttAATTATTTGTTAGTGACAGATTAGCTATCATATCCTAAATCATGTAATGATCTCTCTTAATGAAAGACTTCATGCAATTGCTTTCCCACCTAGAATTAATTTGAGAAGAGATGATAACGATGCAGTGTCTACCTCAGGCTTTGGTGCTGGTCCATTCTAGCTATATCTGGAAGAAACATGTGGAAGGCTTCTGACCATGAAATTTGCCCCAAGTTTGTGGCAGATGGGTTGCCCCACCTGTAACTTCTGGCAGGTAAGTTGAAGAAACTCTCTTGGGACTTTCTTGCAAAAGGGGTTCGGAACACTTCAACTTGCTGATGCCGTAAACTTTGCAGAAGCTCTTGTGAAACACCATGATTCACAACCTGGAAAAAACCCCACGTTCTGGCGGCTTCACTGATTTCTCTCATGCACTCCTCCTTCTCGCCGCCGCCGCCGAGACTTAATCGGCCAAGATCAATCAGAGGAAGTTCACACCACTCGGACTTGTCATTTCTTATGGCACCGCCACTGATGGCAACATCAACGCGGTGCGAGCCTTGTAGAAGGAGGGGCTTGTAGAACTCTAGAAATGGAGGTTCGTAATCCATTTGAGATAGAGTGAGCTCTCCAAATACTTTGAATTGTACTTTCAAACTCGGAAGTTacaaaagtttatatatatatatatatatatatacacacactctTAGAAATCTATTATGTCTTCATTCTAAGCtatatttttaaggaaaaagttAGAGGTACGCCATGGGTGAAAATAATATAGGGATagactgaaaaaataaaatcaaaagagagataaatcaataaatattaaaaattattaacaaaaaaattataaatcaaaagttaacgagctaaaaaaaattaacgtaAAAACTCCCttaaaacatgaataaaaatTACGGATTatttagaacaaaaaaatagttttattattattaatgaatgATACAAAAGAATCTCCAAATACACAAGATTGCATATAATgatcaaaatcaagtcaaatATGAAgcttataaaatgataaatatacaataacaaaaaaaattcccaaaaaGATAGTCATGTGTATTGTGAATAATAGTTCTTCCTCTTGAAATCTCAAATCAGAACAACAAACCAAGCAATTGATTCAATGCatgaaccttttttttattccgTTATCCATCTCCTGGACAACACATTAACAATGCTTTTTTAATCTACAAGTATTCAATAGTGGACCTAGCTTGTAGTTTAATCAGGAGAGCCACCATGCTCTTTGCCATCAAACCCTTAGAGCTAACTTTGTCACCAATATCAACATATGTTAGATACTTGCATCGTCACACCATCATTTCATGGCCATAAGTTATGTTGCTCGACTTTCATGTTACTAAAaagactttaatttttaatatatggaTCTACCATCAGAAAAAAATTTGATCCAAGGATCCCATGCTTAGATTCACTGTCAATTCCATTATATTTGTTCCATTCAGTCATCTGATCgaattatcattatattttaactcaaaaccttaagatattaaatttgtgattcttcttttcttatatattgTACAACTTATTGCTCATTTCTGTTTAATGTGGGAGTACCTCATCTTCTTACTTGTacttaaaaaaaccaaaattccaattaattta of the Glycine max cultivar Williams 82 chromosome 13, Glycine_max_v4.0, whole genome shotgun sequence genome contains:
- the LOC100805270 gene encoding gibberellin 2-beta-dioxygenase 8, which encodes MDYEPPFLEFYKPLLLQGSHRVDVAISGGAIRNDKSEWCELPLIDLGRLSLGGGGEKEECMREISEAARTWGFFQVVNHGVSQELLQSLRHQQVEVFRTPFARKSQESFFNLPARSYRWGNPSATNLGQISWSEAFHMFLPDIARMDQHQSLRSTIEAFASVVAPLAENLMQILAQKLNIKFNYFQENCSANTSFLRLNRYPPCPIFYSRVFGLLSHTDSSFLTIVNQDQIGGLQIMKDGNWVGVKPNPQALVVNIGDLFQALSNDIYISAKHRVVAAEKVERFSVAYFYNPSKDALIESHIMPPMYRKFTFGEYRGQIEKDVKETGDKVGLSRFLL